In Phycisphaerae bacterium, the DNA window GGAGATCAATCGAATTCTGACTGATGCCATTTCCGACCTGCTCCTCGTGAGCGATCCAAGCGGACTGGACGCGCTGAAGCGCGAAGGCATCGACGACGCTCACGTTCACTATGTCGGCAACGTGATGATCGACACCCTGATCAAGCACCGCGAACGGGCGGCGCAATCGCGAATTCTCGACGAGTTGGCTCTGACAGCGGGGAAGTACGCCGTCATCACGCTCCACCGGCCGAGCAATGTGGACCAGCGCGAGACGCTCTCGCAGATTCTCGATGCCTTTGAAGTCATTGCCCGTGACATGCAGCTCGTCTTTCCGATGCACCCGCGCACGCGCAAGAATATCTCAAATCTCGGGCTCGGCGAACGCGTGTCGAAGCTGACGGCCCTCAGGACACCCGAACCGCTCGGGTATCTCGATTTCCTGCGGCTGACCTCCGAGGCGGCGCTCGTTTTGACCGACAGTGGTGGCGTTCAGGAGGAGACCACCATCCTCAAGGTTCCCTGCCTGACGCTGCGAGAAAACACGGAACGGCCCGCCACAATCACGGACGGCACCAACCGGCTCGTGAAGCCGACGAAAGACTCGATCCTCGCCGCCTACGCCGATATCAGGAATCGGCCAATGGACATGAATCGCTCACCCAGGTTCTGGGATGGGAAGGCCGCGGAGAGGATTGCGGAAGTGTTTGTTGGGCTGGCTTGAATGGTTCACCGACCTTCCTGCGAGGCGACCTTGGGCACCGATTCCACTTCTGCCAAGGCCGCGGAAATCACAGTTTCGATTTCAATCGCGGAAAGTTGCCATTTTGATCTTTATCGATCGATCCCAAACAACTTCCAAACGCGTGTTGACCCCGGCTTGGTTTCCCGATATCGTGCGAGTCGGTTCGCATGAATGGAGGCACGGATGTCGGGAGCGGCACAAGCGACGCTCTTCCCACTGCTTGAATTTGAGGAGCCGGTTAGCGATAAGGCATCCTCAACATTTGTGGATAACATGCGCCTGCCGGTTCATCGCTGGGTGCGATTCAGCGCCGGCTTCTCAGGCTCCTGGGCCCAGCATCTGATTCGTAGCGTCAAGGGGACTGGCGAAATACGTGTTCTTGATCCGTTTGCAGGTTCGGGCACGACGCTCATCGCGGCGGAAAACGCCGGCGTCACGGCCTACGGTGTGGAGGCACACCCCTTCGTTTACCGGATGGCGCGGGCGAAACTCGCAAGGCACTCGGACAGAAGCGCATTCCGTAAGGCCGGCGAGTCAATCCGCGACGATGCAACGCGGCGAACTCCCGCGATCGACAAGTATCCCAAACTGATTCGGTCCTGTTACACCGACGAAGCGCTGGGCGAACTCGACTGCATTCGTGCTGCTGTCGAATCGGCCGACGACGGCACCGACGCTGCTCGACTCGCCTGGCTTGCGCTCGTCGGCATCCTTCGCCGCTGTTCCCATGCCGGAACGGCTCAATGGCAATACGTGCTCCCCAAGAAATCTAAGAAAGCACCGGCACGTCCGATGTTTGCTTTTGATGAACTGAGCCGGACGATCTTGTCGGACATGGCTGTAACCAACGGCATCGATGCACCATCGGCGACATTGCTTCAGGCCGACGCACGCGATTGTGCGGGCGTGCCCGACCGGTTCGCCACACTCGTGTTGACTTCGCCTCCCTACCCGAATAACTACGACTATGCAGATGCAACGCGTCTCGAGATGTCCTTCTTCCAGGAAATCAACGGCTGGGGCGATCTCCACTCGGCCGTTCGTCAGCACTTGGTCCGCTCATGCACCCAACATGTTCCTGAACGCGCCGTCAATCTCCATAGTGTTCTAGCCGATCCGATTTTGGATCCGATACGAGACGAGATGACGCCTATCTGCGAACAACTCGCCGAGGTCCGAATGACCAAGGGGGGCAAGAAGACCTATCACCTCATGGTGGCCTGCTATTTCCACGATCTGGCTCGCGTCTGGATCGCCCTGCGGCGCGTGTGCGATTCTCCGAGTCAGGCTTGCTTCGTGATTGGTGATTCCGCACCGTATGGCGTGTATGTCCCGGTGATCGATTGGCTCGGGCGGCTCGCCATCGCCGCCGGGTTCAAGTCCTATCGGTTCGAGCGCACGCGCGACCGGAATGTGAAGTGGAAAAACCGCAAGCACCGCGTACCATTGTGCGAAGGCCGACTCTGGGTGGAAGGCTGACAGTTCGATATGGCTCAATCACCGGCGCATCGCTTCGGGCAGATCATCGGCGACACGCTCGAACGTGCCATCCGGCCTATCCTCGAAACGGTCGCCAATGAACTCCACTTTTACCTCGACGGCAAGGGCGAGCGCAAGGCGCGCGGCACCAAGCGCAAAGTCGCCTGGGTGGACGGCAAGGGCAACGCACACGACCTCGATTATGTCTTTGAGGCGGACGGCAGCGATGATGTCATCGGCGCGCCTCGTGCATTCATTGAAATCGCATGGCGTCGTTACACGAAGCACTCCCGCAACAAGGCACAGGAAATCCAGGGGGCGATTCTGCCCCTGGCCGAGCGGTACAGCCAACACCATCCATTCCTCGGCGTGGTTCTCGGCGGCGTGTTCACCGAGGGCTCCCTCAACCAATTGCGTTCGCACGGCTTCGCGGTGCTCTATTTTCCATATCAGAGTGTCATTGCGGCGTTCGCATCGGTCGGCATTGACGCCGCCTTCGACGAAGACACGTCCGATTCGGCGCTTCTCCGCAAAGTAAGGACCTATGGAAGGCTGAAGCCGGCGCAGCGAGAGCGAATCGCAACCCTGTTGCGCGAACGGCACAAGGCCGAGGTGAATACGTTTACTTCATCGCTTCGCGTCGTTCTGACGCGGAAGGTCGACACGGTTTATGTCCTCCCGCTTCACGGTGCGGCGCGGGTGCTTGGGGGTGTCGCCGAAGCGATTGCATTCATTGAGTCGTTTGACGAATCCAAGCCGTGCGAATCCTTCACGCGATACGAGGTCGGCGTGCGATATGGCAACGGCGACGAAATTCGGGGGCAGTTCAATGACAAGCAGGCCGCGATTGCGTTTCTTCGGACGATGAAGTGATTGCTCGGGGAATCGGCTCCGTTTCCGGCAAGGCCCGGACATCGTGTGATGGTCGATAGGTTGGGTTGAATTGCCAGTGGTGTCGCTGCTACCGAATCGGTCGTGCGCATCATGGCCGACAAGAAAAAGCTCCGCAGCCTCAAACTCTCCGACCGCGAACGCAACCAACTCGAATCCGAAGTCGAACACCACGAAAAACGCATCGACGAAGCGGTATTCGCACTCTACGGTGTCAAAGGCTTGCCGGAGTAACTGGACCTAATAAAAGAGGATTGGTCATGGCCCATCAAGTGAGCTTCGAGATTCCCAAGTGTCCGGTCGGCGTTGCCGACATCGTCTTTTCCGTTCAGCGAAACGGCAAGCAGTTCGGCAGGTTGCGGGTCAGCAAAGGCGCGGTTGTGTGGGTCCCGACTGGAAAGTCGAAAGGCCACCGCGTTAGTTGGACACAGATTGACGAATTTGCGAAAGAGAAAGGCGATCCCGTTCACGTTGGTTTCTGAGTCGTGTATCGCGGTCGGCATTTGAAACAAGGGGATTCGAGTACTCATGCCCACTGAAATCAAAACCAAACAGACCTTTGGCAGCGCCGATGTCGCTCATGTCAGCCCGCAGTTCCGCGAGGACGTACCGAGGGCGATGAACATTGTCATCACCTTTGAGGAAGCGCTGAAGCTCCACCTGGCCATCGGTCAGACGCTGGCGAAGCTGAATTCGTACAACCGCGCGACGAAAGATGGGAAGCGTTCGGCGGTGAATCTCTGCGTTTATCCGCACGTCATTCGAATCAGTGTGAACGAAGCGAAACTGCCGCGCGGTTAGCCCTCTCCTTTCTGCATTTTTCATTTTGCATTTTTCATTCCCCCGGTTCACCCCATGACCGTCGCGCTCAGCGTCGCGCTCCACGGTCCCTGCTGGCCCTTCGCATTGAGCCACCGGGCGACGTAGTGGGCCGTCAGGCCGCCTTGGGCGGCGGCGAACTCGACCAGCGCCGGCGTGCGGGTGGCGAGCTGCAAAAAGTCGAAGTCGGCCGGGTCGGCGGGGGGCGTGGCGCCGGGTGGCAGCAGTATCAGCCGAAGCTCCGCGCCGACCGTCCCGCGCGGGCGGGCCTTCCTCAGCGGCATCTCGCTGTCGGCGAAACGGACGCGGTGGATCAGCCGGTCGGCCCCGGCCAGCGAAAGAACCGGAAAGGTGCAGGGCGCCGTCGCAGCGGAGGGCGGGCCGGAGACCAGCGACAGGCCCAGTGCCGCGCGCTCGGCATCGTCGATCGTGGGCGTCGCCCGGATGCGGGCCGAGAGCGAGCGGATGAACTGCTCGAAGGCGGCGCGGGCATCCCGCTTGGCGGCGGTCGAGGCCTCGGCCAGCGCCAGGGCCTCGGTGTTCTGGTCGAGCTTCTTGCGCCAGCCGGTCTGCAAGTCTTCGAGGGCGTCCACGTCGGCGTGGGAAAGGCCCAGCGCCGGGGAATTCGCGATGGCGTAGGCGACGTAATTCTT includes these proteins:
- a CDS encoding site-specific DNA-methyltransferase; the encoded protein is MRLPVHRWVRFSAGFSGSWAQHLIRSVKGTGEIRVLDPFAGSGTTLIAAENAGVTAYGVEAHPFVYRMARAKLARHSDRSAFRKAGESIRDDATRRTPAIDKYPKLIRSCYTDEALGELDCIRAAVESADDGTDAARLAWLALVGILRRCSHAGTAQWQYVLPKKSKKAPARPMFAFDELSRTILSDMAVTNGIDAPSATLLQADARDCAGVPDRFATLVLTSPPYPNNYDYADATRLEMSFFQEINGWGDLHSAVRQHLVRSCTQHVPERAVNLHSVLADPILDPIRDEMTPICEQLAEVRMTKGGKKTYHLMVACYFHDLARVWIALRRVCDSPSQACFVIGDSAPYGVYVPVIDWLGRLAIAAGFKSYRFERTRDRNVKWKNRKHRVPLCEGRLWVEG
- the wecB gene encoding UDP-N-acetylglucosamine 2-epimerase (non-hydrolyzing), whose translation is MLKLICVCGARPNFMKIAPLMEAFARTGRIQAILVHTGQHYDERMSKLFFHDLGIPTPDVNLEVGSGSHAVQTAEIMKAFEPVVIEHRPDWVVVVGDVNSTIACALVAVKLGVKVAHVEAGLRSYDRAMPEEINRILTDAISDLLLVSDPSGLDALKREGIDDAHVHYVGNVMIDTLIKHRERAAQSRILDELALTAGKYAVITLHRPSNVDQRETLSQILDAFEVIARDMQLVFPMHPRTRKNISNLGLGERVSKLTALRTPEPLGYLDFLRLTSEAALVLTDSGGVQEETTILKVPCLTLRENTERPATITDGTNRLVKPTKDSILAAYADIRNRPMDMNRSPRFWDGKAAERIAEVFVGLA
- a CDS encoding DNA methylase, whose translation is MAQSPAHRFGQIIGDTLERAIRPILETVANELHFYLDGKGERKARGTKRKVAWVDGKGNAHDLDYVFEADGSDDVIGAPRAFIEIAWRRYTKHSRNKAQEIQGAILPLAERYSQHHPFLGVVLGGVFTEGSLNQLRSHGFAVLYFPYQSVIAAFASVGIDAAFDEDTSDSALLRKVRTYGRLKPAQRERIATLLRERHKAEVNTFTSSLRVVLTRKVDTVYVLPLHGAARVLGGVAEAIAFIESFDESKPCESFTRYEVGVRYGNGDEIRGQFNDKQAAIAFLRTMK